The genomic stretch tctgtttttcttgtgatGAGTGATGCAAAGATTTGGCCTCGACTGTGGCCTGTTGGAGGCTATGTATTGCAGTTTGAAGGTCAGAGATCTCGTCATTGTCATCTACCACCTCGCCTAATTCAGCCTGGTGGACCCTGCCATTGTCCTGTGTCTGAAGATGTAGGTATGATCCCTGTGGTGCAACTGTTGAGTTACATGCTTCTTCTTGTGTTTGGGCACCGCACTCCCTAAAGGTATTCTTTACTTGCCCATGGGAGAATACCCCAACCTTGCATTCTGTAGAGGACAGGTTCTTTCCGAGTGACACATTTTGACCTGTGAATGCACAAGAAATGGTGGTAGATTGGGCAAGATTTTCCCATGCATTTTGCTTTGGTTGAGCTGGTCTTTGATCTCCAGAGAACATGTTTTTCAGTCTCTTTATATCCACTGGGACCCATTCTGAAGCACTTTCCTCTGCCTGATCGCCTCTCTGTTCATGATCCATGCCTTGTCCAGCAACATTTTGGTTAGGAGGGAGTTCTTGTTCTTGCTCTGTTGGCTCAGCCTGAAGAGTTTTCAAATGCTCCAAATCTCCCTTTTCAATACAACCCTTGAACAGTTTTACATTTCCTTTTACTGTGATTTCAGGCCTTATTAATCCTTGGCAGATTTGGTCTTTAGAAGTTTCTAGAAGGCAGCTTATGGTTGATTCAATAATGCCTTTTCTTAGTTCTTGATTGtctattttattcacatcactTCTTTCTGGCTCTGGTTCATCATACTCTGCACCTTGTGGAGGACAATAACTTTTCACATCTTCCTCACCAAAATAATTGTAGAGGGAGTAAACAATGACTTCAGCACACCTGTCCACATCCTCCTGGATTATCACTCCTTTCCTCAGAGAGTTGTCTTGATTGAGAATATCCTCAACAAGTTGAACCACATTGGCAGTTTTAAACTCTGTGTCTTGGATGGTAGCGAACTGATGCTGTTGCACGGGTACATTTATCACTGTGGCCCCCATACTTCCTTTACTATCCTCCTTTAGGTAAGTGATCTGACGCTTTAGTTTTGCCCGTGGTAGCAACTGGAGTATGAAGTTTTGTGCACCACCTTCAGCCACCTCATCGTATTTTATCTTAGGCCCACCCTCTAATAGTGTGAATTTGGCCTTTTTAGCTATCATTGTCTCATTCACCTCAATGATTGAGCCATCTGAATGTAAGGCATTCACGTGATAAAGGGAATTCAGTGTTTCCTTGATGTTCTCCACCATTGTTTCAATTTCGTCCTTGTTCTGATGCCTAATTTTGTCAAATGGCATTGATTCAAACATATGGGCTCTGTTCTTGACATTAGCTATCATATTGTCCTGAGCTGTCCCATCATCTTTGGCTGGGCTTTGAGATTTTGATGTATGCACAAAAGAATGCTCGCTTTCTATGTTTGTTGGGATAAATGGGTTGTTTTGGAAAAGAGCAGCACTCGTTTTGATTATTTCCACAGATTTTTCTTGGTCAAGAAGGCTTGCAGACTCATCCTCAAAGACTGTGTCACCAGTAGAAACTTCTTCCCTACCAGAAAACTCATGGTCAGTGCTTTGACCAATGATATGAACACATGGCCCTTGTTTATGGGGCTGACCTGTCTCATCCCCAGAAATAGAAACTTTCCCATGGAACTTATTATCTGGATTTATTCTGGATGTGTTCACAGACTGACTCTCAAATATCCTTCTGGTAGCCTGAACATCTATTCTTATCATCTCCTCCTCACACTCTATGTTGGGATCTGGACTAGAACCAAGCGTTTTGTCATCCTCCATGATCCCTTTAACACTTTCATTATATGGCCTCACTTCATGCTCCTCAAACACAGCTGATGTTTTACTGACATCGCCTCTTTCCACTGTTCCCTCTGCCCTGCGCATCTTGGGGGTGTAAAGAGATACTTTGTCACTCAGGGCACAGTTCTCAAATATCAAGCGTCTTGAGAGGACCTCTCCCTCGTATCCAGTTTCACCAGCTGTCACCCCAGTCTCTGATCTCAAAACTTCAGCAAGCTCTTCATCCACAACTTCATCCAACATCTTCAGCTCTGGGTGAGTGTGCTTCAGGAGCCTTCTCAGCTCACATTTCTGTCGTTGTTGGTATAACTTTTCTTTGGAGAGTTGGGATGGCATGGACTGTTGGAAATGTGCCCCAGCGATATCTTCTGGTCCCAACTGATGTCTGACTGAAGGAGGTGGGAGTTCATCTCTCCTTTGTTGGGAGTTTTCGGCCATCTTAGAAGAACAAAGTAACGTTCTCATCATTGAGTCCTTTGTAACAGAAATGAGCTATCCAGTGAAAATCATGCATGTGCAGACATGCTTACTGCAATGAAAGAGATATGTTACCTTCCAAATCATGCAAGCTGATTTGCTTTCCACATGCCAGGTGTCAGTGGGTTAGCTGAGCTCCAAAGCAACCAACAAATGCAAACgcaatgataaataaaaaaattaaaacgtAGCATGGATGACATCCAatatctgtttctttctttggaAGAAAACTCTGTAACTCTCAGGAAAAGCaagcatttgttttttgagCTATATGGTATAGGATAGTGTGGAAGATATGTTATTGTGACAATGCAAATCCAATGCACACCATCATGCAAAGTGTCTGGTGAAATTCTGCCTTACCTTGGTTAGTTTTACTCTTTTTCCAGATTCAGATGACTGATCTTGTGCCTGGATGGAAACAGTAATTATTTCAGGTCAAGTCGTCTTGAACTTGGCTGTCACATTTTTCTGTATCGGTAATAATTATATGATATATTTTAGTCGTATACTATATGATGTGTTAGAAGAAACTGTCAGAGATCATAAAACTGCAGTGTGTAGCAACTGTGTTGCCACAGTGCACGTGCATTGGTGGACTGGGTATTTGTACAAATTACAATCTGGATtctatttttgtagttttattattattcctctcTCTACAGTAAAGTTTAAAGGTCACAACagataaaacactttttttccttGATAATCATATATCTTTCTAAATAACTCCTGAGACAGGGTGTTATTTAATGTGTGTAATGAAATCTTATGCTTTAAATTATAAGATGTAACTgctcaaatgtatttatacGTAACTTTCTTGATCATGCTCTAAAACATTTAGCTTGTTTACCTTGTACAAAAGCATAGCATCTTTGCGATTATACTTATAAGCATAACCAAGaagctgatcgttgattttatgaaaaaggtggtgattaaaactgctcagaagatcattggtaccaacctaccaagcatcagtgatatcggtgaggtgaggtgcctgcacagagcccaaaggatacttaAGGACAATACCCACCctagccacagcctgttcaccctgctgcctcctggcaagagatacagaagtatccgctgtcGTAACACCAGACTaaagagcagcttcttccctcaggctgtgagaatgctaaattcatcctcagcactccaccatgtaaaattcTATGACTTATATATTCagtaatctactgtatatcatttttgtacataacatttgttttgagtaacataaagggaactactttcaaaatctgattaaacaaccatgtgttgtaaaatgatcaataaatctatcttgtataaGATAGGGGAAAACAAATCCAGGACTGAAAAGATAATGAGTAAACAGATGTTTACCGGTTTTAAAAGGCTGTGTGTTGATTCCTGAGGTGCCACCTTTGACAGATAGAGAGCAGACATAGCTTTGACTGAGACACACAGTTTCTCCTTGGTTTGGATGAAGGAGCTGTCTCGGAAATTTGCAGCTGACCTCCTCTTTTCATCTGCAGAGACATCAAACACAGCAGTTTGTCTTAAATGAcataaatgtcttaaatttcTTTATGACACAAGTTATACTGTGTAGTCCTACTTTAAAAAGGGGCCTAATCAGAGCTCTCTGAGATCCATGTTGACAATGGTGTCAAGTACTTGCTGTGATATAAATGTGCCATCCAGTTCTTCACATGGGATTTGGGGTAAAGACAAAAGTAGTCTTaattttgtcttgctttgtttACTGGTTATTATTAGCTGTCCAAAAGGCAGCTGGTGTCAAAATAAGGTGCTGTTTTCAGAGACTCTCATAACATCATCTGACTGAAAGATAGACAatttaaacagaattaaacaagTGGCTAATTTTAATAACATACACGTGACCTCTATGCTCATATCCATGTCACCAAACTGTATGTTAATAGTTGTGTGTTAATAACTCTTCCTAAGATGATATTTAACAGCTGCCACGTGATCGAGTTATAAATGTGCCACTTGTGGTGGAGAGGGACAGATACCCGACTCCACTGACACAAATACTGAGAGTTGAAAGGACAGGCAGGTCACCGCAGCTACGGTTGACTAAGCATAGAAGAGcaaaagtaaacacacataCGTCTTTAAATTGTTTATAGAAGTACAGATAGTAAATCAATAGTCCACTAGCAGGTGTCAATTAGAAGCACATAGCAAAACAGACACTGTTATGTTAGTATAAAGCGAGAACTCTTCAGGATGAGGATCTGGTGAATGTGCAAGCCATATTCTATACTATATACTACTCAGCTGACACACAAACTATTCTCTAGTTGCCTCATTTGATCAAAATACAAATCTGTACTCACAGAAAACGAACGGCTCCCAGTTCCTGCTGACCTGCCTGtcttcttattttctttcaatcTTTGTGAAAGTGTTCAGACTCTGagttcctgtttgtttgtgtctggtAATGGAGCCTCTGCCACTCTCagtcgctccctctctctgtcccattCCTGCTGTACTGACAGCTGACCCTTTCACCCTTCAGCACTTATTCAGGACTTGTAGCATGGCGGCTATTTCTGTCCTGTTCTGGGGTGGCCTACTATGCCCACACCAGGTCAAGTCACTGTGCTGATATTCATCCTCGTTTCACCTCTTCTCTTTCATTCATACCGTCCACAGCTTTGACCTGAGTCATAGGACTCACAGAGGGCTTTCCACGGACTGTTTACCAGTGGAGCTGGCAtcttgttgggtttttttcagtTGTATGAGGATTTAGACACTGAACTGGACTGATATGAGAAGCTAAACACGTGTTTCCATTTGCTATTGCGGTGGATCAAGAGCAAAATATGTTTGGGTACTTTATTTTATAGGTCAGTAATTTCCTGATCATTTCCTTGGATGTTTTATAAAAAGatctatgtaatttggtactaattatagggaaaacATGACTTTTCTTGAAAGAACAGCTCCATTTATATTCAATTTTactgaaactttatttttcatatatgttGAACCGAATGCATATCTGTAGACAAAtatcatatttttgcatgttcagctgacctgctgtgcactgactaaaagacTCTCTGCACTAGCAATGAATTTTAATTAATGGTAAGTATACTAATTAATCACAGTCTCTGTTTTCTGTATAATTAGTATCAACATACATTGTCatttccaggaaacttcctGAGAAATTATTACAAAATCAAAGACAAGTTTCTCATGGAACTTTTTATtctgttatgtttgttttaccCTGTCAGTCCTGTGTCCATTAATCCATGCACAGTGTGCTGTAAACAGTGTCCTATTATTCGACTTTGCACCATAGTATCTGACTTTTTAGAGCCAAATCAAGTTCTGGAGCAGCTTGAGGGCATAATGCCAGTTAGAGTTACCTCACAACCTTGATCAGGGCTGTAGTTTGCTGTACAGCATCTGATTTGGTCTTATCAACTGGTCTTTGTCCTGGAAGTGTATATATGTAGTTAATCTgtaaaagtttttattattgctaTATTTAGTTAAGACTAGGcttttgattatttgttttttttttgtgtgtgttttttaaattgttaactCTGTCTGCCAATCAGATTTTCCTCACTGAACAATAAAACGTTTTAATCTAAATTCTGCTGATAACAACTCAATAGAGAGACACTTCAATGACCttagaaattattttctgtcatgttgAATTAATCTTTGAACATTTATTTCTCAGCTTTATTGGGCAGTAGGTGGGAATACATAGTGGTCACGGCGGTTCACCACAGAGCACACTTGATGAATGTTGTCTGGTACTCACCAGCTTGAGAGGCTGCAATTTTTTCAAAATCAATACCCCCtattgtttttctcctctccatccAGGTCTGATTCACCACCtagagagagaaataatgaaCCGTCACTGTAGCTAAGTAGACCTATATCTGACTATGTGACAGTATGTAGACTTGATTCTATTTTTGGAAGTTACATTATGGATTTGATAGAAACTTGATGGTTCCAAAACAATCGACAGGTATGTTCATACACAGATGACAACTAAATGTAAGGTAAATATAAGTTACCGATGTTTTCTGATGCTTGTTTCTGTCGAGAAACTCACAAAATGGTTATTTTCACCTATTAAACTCTGCCTAATATTGGACCTTTGAGCTAATAACAATgattgtatattgtatttacCTTTCGAGTCACATGTTGAAATGGCATTTGGGTCTTCGGCTCCTCTGCAGAGCTCTTTACCTCTTCAACCTCTCCATTCATCACAGGCATGATGTCTGCTGCCTTGTGAGGTGATGTGAAGCTTTCAGCTCTGAAACTGCTCTTCGCCTTGTTTTGTGTGGTTGCCTTTGACTCAAACAGAGTCTTCAAGGCCTCTATGGACCCGGCGCTGTTTTGAAGGCTCCCCATTGACTTACTGCGGGTCAAATTGGTCTTGGCTCGAGACCCTTCCCTCTCGGCATTTCTCCACATCAGTGACTCCAGATGAGTCTCTTTACTCTCCAGAAGAGATGGTGTTATCTGACAGTGACACACAtagaacaaaaaacatgtttgtatgcAGCTGAATGAATCATTTTTCCCACACAGAAGATGCTTTGTGTTTGACAGCTCAAAAATGTCATAATGTATAGTCAGAGGTTACCTCTTTTAACACCTGCTTTGGCTTTGTTTCACTGTTATTTACCAAAGTTTCTTGAATGGATGCACTTACTTCCACTGTATACCtgttacatacacaaaaacctTATTAATCATTTGCTAGCGTGCTAACGTAAGTACTGCATGTAGAAGGTTATAGAAGGTTGGACTATGTATTTAGTTGTCACAGACGTAGAAAAAGTGAGGAAGAGGATGTTTCTTTCACCTGGCAACTAGCTGGGACACAGATGTTGTCTTGTCCCGCAGCCCTGCCTCTGTCCAGGTGGGCTTGTCACATGACGAGGGGACGCTCCTCAGTGACTGGCTGCGCCTCAGGTTGCTTTTCCATTCCATGACTGATCACGTCACAGCAACACAGTTTGCAAATAATAATTTCACCTAATATACATGACAGATAATCACTGACATTATCTCCATTACTGCAGTACATTTACTGATCATTTAGAGGATCAGCAGACCCTGGATGTCATAGTCTGTTAATTATTTAAGCCAAGCAATACATTTAGTTTTAACCATCATCTTAACATGATTAGTGAGCATTTGATCTACCCCTAAAGCTAAACATTTTCCCTTAATGAATGAGATGTTGCAACATACAACCATTTTGATGATGTCATGCAATTTAACAGCAATGAATGCAATAACTAGTCAATTTAGAGATGAAAAGTAATATTTCATGACAACAAGGTGTTTTAGTGTATAAAAGGAATTTTGAGTAGAATCGTTACCTTACAGATGACAGTCAGTGTCTGTTCCCTGTGACAATCAGAAACACTTTCGCAGCATCACAAGACTAGCACATGGTGTGAGGCGTTTGTGAGCAAAGTCCTTTTTCTTCCTTGTAAAATGATCTATGAAAATGTCGGGAGTAGCAAACAACAGGATATAAATCCCAGAATCCCAATAATACAgactgcctctgctgctttcatCTGAAATACAGAAACTGATGTTGTCAATTCACAAATCATTTATCcaacgtctgtctgtctgtctgtctgtctgtctgtctgtctgtctctatctatctatctatctatctatctatctatctatctatctatctatctatctatctatctatctatctatctatctatctatctatctatctatctctatctatctatctatctatctatctatctatctatctatctatctatctatctatctatctatctatctatctatctatctatctatctatcaagcATCTTTTGTCATTATTATGAGGTTTTGTCAGGTCAAACCTCCAATGCTCAGATGTAATTGCTTGATCTTTGAGCAGCAACACACCATCCATTAAGATAAAATTAGattaactttattgatcctgagggGAAGTTGGGTCGAAGAACAAAtagaaaatatctgaaaatgagAGAATTATGATAATACACAGCTCTCTTGCTTTGAGAGCATTTTGGGTGAGTTCAGTTTTGAGAGATACTGATTAACCCCCTGGGGTCTAAGCCATTTCTAAGAAGTTCTCAGATGACAGATTTACATTGCAAAATAAGAACATTTGAGCAGAGTAAATGTACAATACTACCTATCCACAAGAGTTAATTTACAGTGTAGATGTTCAAAGTGTgcattgttgtattttataaggaGAATTTCTAAACAAAATAGAGGAAAATGCTTC from Siniperca chuatsi isolate FFG_IHB_CAS linkage group LG19, ASM2008510v1, whole genome shotgun sequence encodes the following:
- the LOC122866646 gene encoding LIM domain-containing protein isoform X2 — protein: MEWKSNLRRSQSLRSVPSSCDKPTWTEAGLRDKTTSVSQLVARYTVEITPSLLESKETHLESLMWRNAEREGSRAKTNLTRSKSMGSLQNSAGSIEALKTLFESKATTQNKAKSSFRAESFTSPHKAADIMPVMNGEVEEVKSSAEEPKTQMPFQHVTRKVVNQTWMERRKTIGGIDFEKIAASQADEKRRSAANFRDSSFIQTKEKLCVSVKAMSALYLSKVAPQESTHSLLKPAQDQSSESGKRVKLTKMAENSQQRRDELPPPSVRHQLGPEDIAGAHFQQSMPSQLSKEKLYQQRQKCELRRLLKHTHPELKMLDEVVDEELAEVLRSETGVTAGETGYEGEVLSRRLIFENCALSDKVSLYTPKMRRAEGTVERGDVSKTSAVFEEHEVRPYNESVKGIMEDDKTLGSSPDPNIECEEEMIRIDVQATRRIFESQSVNTSRINPDNKFHGKVSISGDETGQPHKQGPCVHIIGQSTDHEFSGREEVSTGDTVFEDESASLLDQEKSVEIIKTSAALFQNNPFIPTNIESEHSFVHTSKSQSPAKDDGTAQDNMIANVKNRAHMFESMPFDKIRHQNKDEIETMVENIKETLNSLYHVNALHSDGSIIEVNETMIAKKAKFTLLEGGPKIKYDEVAEGGAQNFILQLLPRAKLKRQITYLKEDSKGSMGATVINVPVQQHQFATIQDTEFKTANVVQLVEDILNQDNSLRKGVIIQEDVDRCAEVIVYSLYNYFGEEDVKSYCPPQGAEYDEPEPERSDVNKIDNQELRKGIIESTISCLLETSKDQICQGLIRPEITVKGNVKLFKGCIEKGDLEHLKTLQAEPTEQEQELPPNQNVAGQGMDHEQRGDQAEESASEWVPVDIKRLKNMFSGDQRPAQPKQNAWENLAQSTTISCAFTGQNVSLGKNLSSTECKVGVFSHGQVKNTFRECGAQTQEEACNSTVAPQGSYLHLQTQDNGRVHQAELGEVVDDNDEISDLQTAIHSLQQATVEAKSLHHSSQEKQKFLVQEYFKEPFSVTAGNVKHSRTKAELSQENEDPKEHPCTEPRWGELPSASNVTSEHKSDSQHKKTETCHKDTNSEDVQTTETCSKMGQKGTEVVQKQHFRASMVSVHSPETTAAQQEDEEVDFGGKLKAALDSLERSNINVSRGDFRAAMIYRNLSKPHKQRSQNVVAMSKEEVCPVTEPKSTQAPLRQEVSKEQVTAVNASPPSQSETLNKAATSAVSEKSTRPVGPKPAIWPKPEHLKVKQRDIQSINTKNPEATQTNTVRPEVAVPQPLSITSMSHKDEHKQDLFKMNSGANSGPDLVGHQRNELFDEAIQMSQKTEVRHQVQGSVVTLESDNTDKNINNRPQEINSTAEEKIPQDFPIKENVNETESHVDFHEACKKFGGKKAFSVMNAPVKPKRVKIAQPDNKNPKNISGDNNSSILAHVVEKPQQTPSGPSCNKPNTCGQTADSKDKHDKEIKQKSKVEMREKKGRTETEDERRQRLSVHMDEIMRGNITAAMDIFDNLRKQEELQSILSRVEEIEQDTSKVDVRSLRGVFENVPDWVVNSDKKKQKKVKVENKEERMPLTRDNTEHKSSMAHVFGDLERASEEIMNLKEQTLARLMDIEEAIKKALYSVSTLKSDSDIAGLSCLFKESLGTVQGSPSSGNIRKICIGSSRMKSLPTQECPTAQVNAVLPVSQGASIEVATAKQRASPPSSPAFISIQSAARKAEVLPPETTIFLTCQHSPKTEEKFRTTKTLTCNSPAQNRKSDPREGGKQNPSYNPVNPKRELSVLDVQTDTFGNQFYSSITSTVVTTHPVTTTSTGQAVVSPATYQVTKYPEVQLPINQKP
- the LOC122866646 gene encoding LIM domain-containing protein isoform X1, translating into MEWKSNLRRSQSLRSVPSSCDKPTWTEAGLRDKTTSVSQLVARYTVEVSASIQETLVNNSETKPKQVLKEITPSLLESKETHLESLMWRNAEREGSRAKTNLTRSKSMGSLQNSAGSIEALKTLFESKATTQNKAKSSFRAESFTSPHKAADIMPVMNGEVEEVKSSAEEPKTQMPFQHVTRKVVNQTWMERRKTIGGIDFEKIAASQADEKRRSAANFRDSSFIQTKEKLCVSVKAMSALYLSKVAPQESTHSLLKPAQDQSSESGKRVKLTKMAENSQQRRDELPPPSVRHQLGPEDIAGAHFQQSMPSQLSKEKLYQQRQKCELRRLLKHTHPELKMLDEVVDEELAEVLRSETGVTAGETGYEGEVLSRRLIFENCALSDKVSLYTPKMRRAEGTVERGDVSKTSAVFEEHEVRPYNESVKGIMEDDKTLGSSPDPNIECEEEMIRIDVQATRRIFESQSVNTSRINPDNKFHGKVSISGDETGQPHKQGPCVHIIGQSTDHEFSGREEVSTGDTVFEDESASLLDQEKSVEIIKTSAALFQNNPFIPTNIESEHSFVHTSKSQSPAKDDGTAQDNMIANVKNRAHMFESMPFDKIRHQNKDEIETMVENIKETLNSLYHVNALHSDGSIIEVNETMIAKKAKFTLLEGGPKIKYDEVAEGGAQNFILQLLPRAKLKRQITYLKEDSKGSMGATVINVPVQQHQFATIQDTEFKTANVVQLVEDILNQDNSLRKGVIIQEDVDRCAEVIVYSLYNYFGEEDVKSYCPPQGAEYDEPEPERSDVNKIDNQELRKGIIESTISCLLETSKDQICQGLIRPEITVKGNVKLFKGCIEKGDLEHLKTLQAEPTEQEQELPPNQNVAGQGMDHEQRGDQAEESASEWVPVDIKRLKNMFSGDQRPAQPKQNAWENLAQSTTISCAFTGQNVSLGKNLSSTECKVGVFSHGQVKNTFRECGAQTQEEACNSTVAPQGSYLHLQTQDNGRVHQAELGEVVDDNDEISDLQTAIHSLQQATVEAKSLHHSSQEKQKFLVQEYFKEPFSVTAGNVKHSRTKAELSQENEDPKEHPCTEPRWGELPSASNVTSEHKSDSQHKKTETCHKDTNSEDVQTTETCSKMGQKGTEVVQKQHFRASMVSVHSPETTAAQQEDEEVDFGGKLKAALDSLERSNINVSRGDFRAAMIYRNLSKPHKQRSQNVVAMSKEEVCPVTEPKSTQAPLRQEVSKEQVTAVNASPPSQSETLNKAATSAVSEKSTRPVGPKPAIWPKPEHLKVKQRDIQSINTKNPEATQTNTVRPEVAVPQPLSITSMSHKDEHKQDLFKMNSGANSGPDLVGHQRNELFDEAIQMSQKTEVRHQVQGSVVTLESDNTDKNINNRPQEINSTAEEKIPQDFPIKENVNETESHVDFHEACKKFGGKKAFSVMNAPVKPKRVKIAQPDNKNPKNISGDNNSSILAHVVEKPQQTPSGPSCNKPNTCGQTADSKDKHDKEIKQKSKVEMREKKGRTETEDERRQRLSVHMDEIMRGNITAAMDIFDNLRKQEELQSILSRVEEIEQDTSKVDVRSLRGVFENVPDWVVNSDKKKQKKVKVENKEERMPLTRDNTEHKSSMAHVFGDLERASEEIMNLKEQTLARLMDIEEAIKKALYSVSTLKSDSDIAGLSCLFKESLGTVQGSPSSGNIRKICIGSSRMKSLPTQECPTAQVNAVLPVSQGASIEVATAKQRASPPSSPAFISIQSAARKAEVLPPETTIFLTCQHSPKTEEKFRTTKTLTCNSPAQNRKSDPREGGKQNPSYNPVNPKRELSVLDVQTDTFGNQFYSSITSTVVTTHPVTTTSTGQAVVSPATYQVTKYPEVQLPINQKP
- the LOC122866646 gene encoding LIM domain-containing protein isoform X5, with protein sequence MEWKSNLRRSQSLRSVPSSCDKPTWTEAGLRDKTTSVSQLVARYTVEVSASIQETLVNNSETKPKQVLKEITPSLLESKETHLESLMWRNAEREGSRAKTNLTRSKSMGSLQNSAGSIEALKTLFESKATTQNKAKSSFRAESFTSPHKAADIMPVMNGEVEEVKSSAEEPKTQMPFQHVTRKVVNQTWMERRKTIGGIDFEKIAASQADEKRRSAANFRDSSFIQTKEKLCVSVKAMSALYLSKVAPQESTHSLLKPAQDQSSESGKRVKLTKFQPACREMCSACLKPVYPMEKITADKYMFHKTCFCCKQCKKKLSMYNYAPLYGEFYCIFHYQQLFRRKGNYDEGFGHAQHKNRWLLRNTADVVSNESEA